A window of the Malaclemys terrapin pileata isolate rMalTer1 chromosome 6, rMalTer1.hap1, whole genome shotgun sequence genome harbors these coding sequences:
- the LOC128839840 gene encoding uncharacterized protein LOC128839840 has translation MLADGEDEEGDEEDEAVDSAHNADFPDSQDLFITLTEIPYQPSPAITPDTESGEGSATPSATVSQPSLSSHSQRLARIRHKKKRTREDMFSELIACSRAQAAQQTQWRENLTRMHQANMDREERWRQEDQQATQTLLGLMREQTDTLRRLVDVLQERRQEDRAPLQSISNRPPPPPSPILPSPKVHRRRGGRVPANSHSTPAESSSSRRLSFPKI, from the exons atgttagcggacggggaagatgaggaaggagatgaggaggacgaggcagtcgacagcgctcacaacgctgatttccccgacagccaggatctcttcatcacccttacagagatcccctaccaaccctccccagccattaccccggacacagaatctggggaaggatcagcca ccccatctgcgactgtctcacaacctagcctgtcatcacactcccagaggctagcgcggattaggcataagaagaagaggacacgggaggacatgttctcggagcttatagcctgctccagagcccaggcagcacagcagacccagtggcgggagaacttgacccgaatgcaccaagccaacatggatcgggaggagaggtggcgtcaggaagaccagcaggcgactcaaaccctgcttggactaatgagggagcaaacggacacgctccggcgccttgtggatgttctgcaggaacggaggcaggaggacagagccccgctgcagtccatctctaaccgccctcccccgccaccaagtcccatactcccctcacccaaagtgcacagaaggagaggcggcagagtccctgctaactctcactccacccctgcagagagctcgagcagcagaaggctctcattccccaaaatttga